The following are encoded together in the Kribbella sp. CA-293567 genome:
- a CDS encoding carbonic anhydrase family protein — MPQSPINIHTIHAVDSPGLPALRVHYPSALDLSLRYESKDRTVLAPIPAGAAWITLGGVRYDLVNFHFHTFSEHRLNGRQFPLEQHFVHSGPNGEALVIGLFITPGGKGGTLQDQVLAAVPEQGGPEIPIPRADLAGGLPDDLSTFRYEGSLTTPPYTEGVSWLVLHSHRPILAASLYRLQLRFPDGDSRMLQPLQGRTVNYRAQH; from the coding sequence GTGCCGCAGAGCCCGATCAACATCCACACCATTCACGCGGTGGACAGCCCGGGTCTGCCCGCTCTGCGGGTTCACTACCCGTCGGCGCTGGACCTGTCGCTCCGGTACGAGAGCAAGGACCGGACCGTGCTTGCCCCGATCCCGGCCGGCGCGGCGTGGATCACGCTCGGCGGGGTGCGGTACGACCTGGTCAACTTCCATTTCCACACCTTCTCCGAGCACCGGCTGAACGGGCGGCAGTTCCCGTTGGAGCAGCACTTCGTGCACAGTGGGCCGAACGGCGAGGCGCTGGTCATCGGGTTGTTCATCACGCCCGGCGGCAAGGGCGGGACCTTGCAGGACCAGGTACTGGCAGCGGTGCCGGAACAGGGCGGCCCGGAGATTCCGATCCCGCGGGCCGACCTGGCGGGTGGGCTGCCGGACGACCTGTCGACCTTCCGGTACGAAGGTTCGCTCACCACTCCGCCGTACACGGAGGGGGTGTCCTGGCTGGTCCTCCACAGCCACCGGCCGATCCTGGCGGCGTCGCTGTACCGCTTGCAGCTCCGCTTCCCGGACGGCGACAGCCGCATGCTGCAGCCGCTGCAGGGGCGCACTGTCAACTATCGCGCCCAGCACTGA
- a CDS encoding carbonic anhydrase family protein, with product MSLSVSRRAVLFGVPATAAALASPGLLSSASAQLPQQSPIDIRTLHAVSSPALPALHVHYPHALDLAVHYESKDGGQSGGCETRTAEETVLAEIPAGAAWVTVGGVRYDLVNFHFHTRSEHRLNGHQFPLEQHFVHSGPAGEKLVIALFITTGGFGRTLQDRVLATVPEECDEDVHISRANLASALPRDLSSYRYQGSLTTTPFTEPVSWFVLNHIRQILPASLAHFQTRFPDGDSRTLQPLNGRTVKYRAQH from the coding sequence GTGTCCCTGTCTGTGTCCCGTCGTGCCGTTCTGTTCGGAGTACCGGCGACTGCTGCCGCCCTGGCGTCACCGGGGTTGCTGTCCAGCGCTTCGGCGCAGCTCCCGCAGCAGAGTCCGATCGACATCCGCACGCTGCACGCCGTCAGCAGCCCGGCGCTGCCGGCGCTGCACGTCCACTACCCGCACGCGCTCGACCTGGCGGTGCACTACGAGAGCAAGGACGGCGGTCAGAGCGGCGGCTGTGAGACGCGGACCGCCGAGGAGACGGTGCTGGCCGAAATTCCGGCCGGAGCTGCTTGGGTGACGGTGGGCGGGGTGCGGTACGACCTGGTCAACTTCCACTTCCACACCCGCTCGGAGCACCGGCTGAACGGCCACCAGTTCCCGCTGGAGCAGCACTTCGTGCACAGCGGCCCGGCCGGGGAGAAGCTGGTCATCGCACTGTTCATCACCACCGGCGGCTTCGGCAGAACGCTGCAGGACAGGGTGCTCGCGACGGTGCCGGAGGAGTGCGACGAGGATGTCCACATCTCGCGCGCCAACCTGGCGAGCGCGCTGCCGCGGGACCTGTCGAGCTACCGCTACCAGGGCTCGCTGACCACCACGCCGTTCACCGAGCCGGTCTCGTGGTTCGTCCTCAACCACATCCGCCAGATCCTCCCCGCCTCGCTGGCACACTTCCAGACCCGCTTCCCGGACGGCGACAGCCGCACCCTGCAGCCCCTGAACGGCCGCACCGTGAAGTACCGCGCCCAGCACTGA